In one Pyxidicoccus xibeiensis genomic region, the following are encoded:
- a CDS encoding GbsR/MarR family transcriptional regulator: MTELGAAEHRFIEAMGLLFERQGGTRIGGRMQALLMLADEPLSLKRIAELLKVSAASVSTNIRASMAMGLVEPVSVPGDRQHYYVINAEGYEGRLRTAEESLKAFIRVCRSAMATPQLSGKHHLREATEFCEFYLAEMAGIAERWRASRAARPARTSKASKGRTA, encoded by the coding sequence ATGACGGAGTTGGGCGCCGCGGAGCATCGCTTCATCGAGGCGATGGGTCTGCTCTTCGAGAGACAGGGAGGAACGCGCATCGGCGGGCGCATGCAAGCGCTGCTGATGCTGGCGGACGAGCCGCTGTCGCTCAAGCGCATCGCCGAGCTGCTCAAGGTGAGCGCCGCCTCCGTGTCCACCAACATCCGCGCCTCCATGGCCATGGGGCTGGTGGAGCCCGTGAGCGTGCCGGGGGACCGGCAGCACTACTACGTCATCAACGCGGAGGGCTATGAGGGCCGGCTGCGCACCGCGGAGGAGTCCCTGAAGGCCTTCATCCGCGTGTGCCGGAGCGCCATGGCGACGCCGCAGCTTTCGGGCAAGCACCACCTGCGCGAGGCCACCGAGTTCTGTGAATTCTACCTGGCCGAGATGGCCGGCATCGCCGAGCGGTGGCGCGCGTCGCGCGCGGCCCGTCCCGCCCGGACTTCCAAGGCTTCGAAAGGACGCACCGCATGA